One Dromiciops gliroides isolate mDroGli1 chromosome 3, mDroGli1.pri, whole genome shotgun sequence DNA segment encodes these proteins:
- the LOC122746008 gene encoding keratin-associated protein 19-3-like, translating into MSYYNNYYGGLGYGYGSGYGCGCGSFRGLGYGFGGYGFGGYGFGGYGYGGLGYGGYGYGCYRPSFSGRYSSYGFY; encoded by the exons ATGAGTTACTACAACAACTACTATGGAGGCCTGGGCTATGGCTATGGCTCTGGTTATGGCTGTGGATGTGGCAGCTTCCGTGGCCTAGGCTATGGCTTTGGTGGCTATGGCTTTGGAG GCTATGGCTTTGGTGGCTATGGCTATGGAGGCCTAGGCTATGGTGGCTATGGCTATGGCTGCTACCGCCCATCTTTCTCTGGAAGGTATTCTTCCTATGGCTTCTATTGA